Proteins encoded together in one Pseudomonas arsenicoxydans window:
- the atzF gene encoding allophanate hydrolase, giving the protein MNINLQLDALRSAYRDGSTTPRQLLLSLRDKAAALNPDYHLFIHLLSVEELEPYLAALDGRELDSLPLYGVPFAIKDNIDLAGSPTTAACPEFTYVPQRSATIVEQLLALGAIPLGKTNLDQFATGLNGSRSPYGACPNSVLPEYPSGGSSAGSSLAVALGVASFSLGTDTAGSGRVPAALNNLVGLKATKGLISTAGVVPACRTLDCVTTFTATAREASQLLALTAHLDPRDEYSRRNPLWNDGSAFGAPRPFRFGVPRAQDLEFFGCPEGPLLFGDAIDQLKALGGEAVELDLSPFLEAARLLYEGPWVAERFSVAGELMEQNPQAVLPVIRAVLAKAPAVTGVQTFRAQYRLQALKALCDKALEGLDCVVTPTIGRPVTLAELDAEPVLRNSELGYYTNFMNLLDYAAVAVPSGFMGNGLPWGVTLFGRAFTDQYLLSVADAFQRPSAEPAPTTVARNDRARLVVCGAHLDGLALNWQLKRRGARLVETTFSSPDYQLYALAGGPPFRPGMVRVKDGGVAIAVEVWELPSSELGSFLTGIPAPLGLGKVQLADGRWESGFICEAYGLEGAVDISHLGGWRAYLRSLS; this is encoded by the coding sequence GGCAACTGCTGCTGAGCCTGCGCGACAAAGCCGCGGCACTGAACCCGGACTATCACCTGTTCATCCACTTGCTCAGTGTTGAAGAACTGGAACCGTACCTGGCGGCCCTCGACGGCCGCGAACTTGACAGCCTGCCGTTGTACGGCGTGCCGTTCGCGATCAAGGACAACATCGACCTGGCGGGCAGCCCGACCACGGCGGCGTGCCCTGAATTTACTTACGTGCCGCAACGCTCGGCGACCATCGTCGAGCAACTGTTGGCACTGGGCGCGATCCCTTTGGGCAAGACCAATCTGGACCAGTTCGCCACCGGGCTGAACGGCAGTCGCTCGCCGTATGGCGCGTGCCCCAACAGTGTGTTGCCGGAGTATCCGTCGGGCGGTTCGAGCGCCGGCTCGTCGCTGGCGGTCGCGCTGGGCGTGGCGAGTTTTTCGCTGGGCACGGACACGGCGGGGTCCGGGCGAGTCCCGGCGGCGCTGAACAATCTGGTCGGCCTAAAAGCGACCAAAGGGTTGATCTCAACGGCGGGTGTAGTGCCGGCCTGTCGCACCCTCGATTGCGTGACGACGTTTACCGCGACGGCTCGGGAAGCCAGTCAGTTGCTCGCGCTCACCGCGCACCTTGACCCACGGGACGAATACAGCCGCCGCAATCCGCTGTGGAATGACGGCTCGGCGTTCGGCGCACCGCGCCCTTTCCGTTTCGGCGTGCCCCGTGCGCAGGATCTGGAATTCTTCGGCTGCCCTGAAGGCCCACTGCTGTTCGGTGATGCCATCGATCAGCTCAAGGCGTTGGGCGGCGAAGCGGTGGAGCTCGATCTGTCGCCGTTCCTTGAGGCTGCGCGCCTGCTCTATGAAGGTCCGTGGGTGGCCGAGCGTTTCAGCGTCGCCGGCGAACTGATGGAGCAAAATCCGCAAGCCGTGTTGCCCGTGATCCGCGCCGTGCTGGCCAAGGCACCGGCGGTGACGGGCGTGCAGACCTTCCGCGCCCAGTATCGACTGCAAGCCTTGAAGGCGCTGTGCGACAAGGCGCTGGAAGGACTCGACTGCGTCGTCACACCGACCATCGGCCGCCCGGTTACGCTGGCGGAACTGGACGCCGAACCGGTCCTGCGCAATTCGGAACTGGGTTACTACACCAACTTCATGAACCTGCTCGATTACGCCGCCGTTGCGGTGCCAAGCGGCTTCATGGGCAATGGCTTGCCGTGGGGCGTGACGCTGTTTGGCCGGGCGTTTACCGATCAGTATCTGTTAAGCGTGGCGGATGCGTTTCAGCGTCCTTCGGCTGAGCCAGCGCCGACAACGGTCGCCCGCAATGACCGCGCACGCCTGGTGGTGTGCGGCGCGCATCTGGACGGGCTGGCGTTGAACTGGCAATTGAAGCGGCGCGGGGCTCGGTTGGTCGAGACCACGTTCAGTTCACCGGACTATCAACTGTATGCGTTGGCTGGTGGGCCGCCGTTTCGTCCGGGGATGGTTCGGGTGAAGGATGGCGGCGTGGCCATTGCGGTGGAGGTTTGGGAGTTGCCGAGCAGTGAACTGGGCTCGTTCCTGACCGGGATTCCAGCGCCGCTGGGATTGGGCAAGGTGCAACTGGCGGATGGGCGCTGGGAGAGCGGGTTTATCTGTGAGGCGTATGGGTTGGAGGGGGCGGTGGATATCAGTCATCTCGGCGGGTGGCGTGCGTATCTGCGATCCCTTTCATAG
- a CDS encoding sensor domain-containing diguanylate cyclase encodes MPLRSPLYSQRSLVLTLIALLGAGFLATSLLSYYASRASIRDSIINTELPLTSDTVYSEIQKDLVRPILISSMMSRDTFMRDWVVNGEQDPDKMTRYLNEVMTHYGAYTAFFVSNTSLTYYHAKGVLKQVKSTEPRDAWYFRVRDMADPYEINVDPDLANKDNLTFFINYKVYDYNNRFIGAAGVGLTVDAVIKLIDKYQQRYQRSVYFVDNFGRLVLTGAEGGPQGAHIGQKLDELDSMKGLVSQLPKPHSGSYEYSVYGQGHFLNVRFIPELNWYLFVDKREDGALNDIRQSLYLNLLICLLVTLIVLALLNRVIKRFQGKIQAQATLDSLTELPNRRGFDLLAAQAMHEAQREPKPLTALLLDLDHFKALNDTYGHLAGDQVLIGFARDLESCLRHSDIVCRWGGEEFIVLLKDTDGETGLMIAEKIRQHVEQQRYAYNGNELQLTVSIGLTTLQVDETLHTLLSRADHAMYRAKQAGRNRTCVEMPHSSYEYSPT; translated from the coding sequence ATGCCGCTTCGATCGCCGCTGTACTCACAACGCTCGTTGGTCCTCACGCTCATCGCGTTGCTGGGCGCAGGCTTCCTGGCCACGTCTCTCCTGAGCTACTACGCCTCGCGCGCGTCGATCCGCGACAGCATCATCAACACCGAACTGCCGCTGACCTCCGACACGGTCTACTCGGAAATCCAGAAAGACCTCGTCAGACCGATCCTGATTTCCTCGATGATGTCCCGCGACACCTTCATGCGTGACTGGGTGGTAAACGGCGAGCAAGACCCCGATAAAATGACCCGCTACCTCAACGAGGTCATGACGCACTACGGCGCCTACACCGCCTTTTTCGTTTCCAACACCAGCCTCACCTACTACCACGCCAAGGGCGTACTCAAGCAGGTCAAATCCACTGAGCCGCGCGACGCCTGGTATTTCCGCGTACGCGACATGGCCGATCCCTACGAGATCAATGTCGACCCGGACCTCGCCAACAAGGACAACCTGACCTTCTTCATCAACTACAAGGTCTACGACTACAACAACCGCTTCATCGGCGCGGCGGGCGTCGGCCTGACGGTCGATGCGGTGATCAAGCTGATCGACAAATACCAGCAGCGTTACCAGCGCAGTGTGTACTTCGTCGACAACTTCGGACGCCTGGTGCTCACCGGCGCCGAGGGCGGCCCACAAGGCGCGCATATCGGACAGAAACTCGACGAACTGGACAGCATGAAGGGGCTGGTCAGTCAGTTGCCCAAACCCCACAGCGGCAGCTACGAATATTCCGTCTACGGCCAGGGACATTTCCTCAATGTGCGGTTCATTCCGGAATTGAACTGGTACCTGTTTGTCGATAAACGCGAAGACGGCGCGCTCAATGACATCCGTCAGTCGCTGTACCTCAACCTGCTGATCTGCCTGCTCGTGACGCTGATCGTGCTGGCCCTGCTCAACCGGGTGATCAAGCGCTTCCAGGGCAAGATCCAGGCGCAAGCGACACTCGACAGCCTGACCGAATTGCCGAACCGTCGCGGCTTCGACCTGCTGGCCGCGCAAGCCATGCACGAAGCCCAACGCGAGCCCAAGCCGCTGACTGCGTTGTTGCTGGACCTGGATCACTTCAAGGCCTTGAACGACACCTACGGTCACCTGGCCGGCGATCAAGTGCTGATCGGCTTCGCCCGGGACCTGGAGAGTTGCCTGCGCCATTCCGACATTGTCTGTCGCTGGGGTGGCGAAGAGTTCATCGTGCTGCTCAAGGACACCGACGGTGAGACCGGTCTGATGATCGCCGAGAAAATTCGCCAGCACGTCGAACAGCAGCGTTATGCCTACAACGGAAATGAACTGCAGCTGACAGTCAGCATCGGCCTGACCACCTTGCAAGTCGATGAAACCTTGCACACCCTGCTCTCTCGGGCCGATCATGCGATGTACCGGGCCAAGCAAGCCGGCCGCAACCGAACGTGCGTGGAAATGCCTCACTCCAGTTATGAATACAGTCCTACATGA
- a CDS encoding cysteine-rich CWC family protein, with the protein MNNPDLCPACGASNACTLADPRTVDQTCWCFGVSIDPSVLEALPAELRNKSCLCPRCAEVEAQL; encoded by the coding sequence ATGAATAATCCTGACCTGTGCCCGGCCTGCGGCGCCTCCAACGCCTGCACCCTGGCTGACCCGCGAACCGTCGATCAAACGTGCTGGTGCTTTGGCGTCAGCATCGACCCTTCGGTGCTCGAAGCACTGCCGGCGGAACTGCGCAATAAATCCTGCCTGTGCCCACGCTGTGCCGAGGTCGAGGCGCAGTTGTAA
- a CDS encoding alpha/beta fold hydrolase, with the protein MRPEIAVLDIQGQYRVYTEFYRADAAEKTIILVNGSMATTASFAQTVKNLHPQFNVVCYDQPYAGKSKAHNLHEKLLTKEVEGQILLELIDHFAAEHVLSFSWGGAATLVALAHQPRRIEKAVISSFSPEINAHMLDYLERGIDYLGSRDGDRVGNLVNSTIGKHLPTLFKRFNYRHVSSLAEHEYGQMHFHISDLLHSDRQCFLKAAEKINVPVLFMNGEWDEYTAADGARLFANHVQHATFSTLQATGHFLDMEHKAACRDSREVLLGFLKPAQHASRPRYHCVQDQHALAI; encoded by the coding sequence ATGAGGCCAGAAATCGCTGTGCTGGATATACAGGGTCAGTATCGGGTTTACACGGAGTTCTATCGCGCAGACGCCGCAGAGAAGACCATTATCTTGGTCAACGGCTCGATGGCCACGACTGCGTCGTTTGCACAAACCGTGAAAAACCTTCACCCGCAGTTCAATGTGGTCTGCTACGACCAGCCCTACGCGGGCAAGTCAAAAGCCCACAACCTGCATGAAAAATTGCTGACCAAGGAAGTCGAAGGGCAGATCCTCCTGGAGCTGATCGACCACTTCGCCGCCGAACACGTGCTGTCGTTCTCCTGGGGAGGCGCCGCGACCCTGGTCGCTCTCGCTCACCAGCCACGACGCATCGAAAAAGCCGTGATCAGCTCGTTCTCTCCGGAAATCAACGCGCACATGCTCGACTACCTCGAGCGCGGCATCGACTACCTCGGCAGCCGGGACGGCGACCGGGTCGGCAACCTGGTCAACAGCACCATCGGCAAACACCTGCCGACGCTGTTCAAGCGTTTCAACTATCGCCACGTCAGCAGCCTGGCCGAACATGAATACGGGCAGATGCACTTCCACATCAGCGACCTGCTGCACAGCGATCGTCAGTGCTTCCTCAAAGCAGCTGAGAAAATCAACGTGCCAGTGCTGTTCATGAACGGCGAATGGGACGAATACACCGCCGCCGACGGCGCCCGCTTATTCGCCAACCACGTGCAACACGCCACCTTCAGCACCTTGCAAGCCACCGGGCACTTTCTCGACATGGAACACAAAGCCGCTTGCCGAGACAGCCGCGAGGTACTGCTGGGCTTCCTGAAACCGGCGCAGCACGCCAGCCGACCGCGTTACCACTGCGTCCAGGACCAACATGCATTGGCCATCTGA
- a CDS encoding pseudouridine synthase: MRVDRFLSNLPRFNRQQVRLLLVEKRVRIDGKVVSDPHAQVLEFSRVEVDGDVLQVGKPARYFMLHKPPGCVSATRDPQHPTVLDLIQEPDKDDLHIAGRLDFNTTGLMLITNDGSWSRRLTQPQTKLPKVYYVETEQEIGPEYALKFAEGLYFAFEDLTTQPAGLDVLGPTSARLSIVEGRYHQVKRMFGHFDNKVLRLHRERMGPLVLDNALKPGEYRALRTEEIQLI; encoded by the coding sequence ATGCGCGTTGACCGTTTCCTCAGCAATCTACCGCGTTTCAACCGTCAACAGGTCCGACTGTTGCTGGTGGAAAAGCGCGTGCGGATCGACGGAAAAGTCGTCAGCGACCCGCACGCCCAAGTGCTGGAATTCAGCCGCGTCGAGGTCGATGGGGATGTGCTGCAAGTCGGCAAGCCCGCACGTTATTTCATGCTGCACAAACCGCCCGGCTGCGTCAGCGCCACCCGCGACCCGCAACACCCGACGGTCCTAGACCTGATCCAGGAGCCGGACAAGGACGACCTGCACATCGCCGGTCGCCTGGATTTCAACACCACCGGCCTGATGCTGATCACCAATGACGGCAGCTGGTCGCGACGCCTGACCCAGCCGCAGACCAAGCTGCCCAAGGTCTACTACGTCGAGACCGAGCAAGAGATCGGCCCGGAATATGCGTTGAAATTCGCTGAAGGGCTGTACTTCGCTTTCGAAGACCTCACCACCCAACCCGCCGGGCTGGACGTGCTCGGACCCACGTCCGCTCGACTGAGCATCGTCGAAGGTCGTTACCACCAGGTGAAGCGGATGTTCGGCCACTTCGACAACAAAGTGCTGCGCCTGCACCGTGAACGCATGGGGCCGCTGGTGCTCGATAACGCGCTAAAACCGGGCGAGTACCGTGCGTTGCGCACCGAAGAGATTCAATTGATCTAA